The Carassius gibelio isolate Cgi1373 ecotype wild population from Czech Republic chromosome B19, carGib1.2-hapl.c, whole genome shotgun sequence genomic interval GCAAACAAAAAccaaagaaattcaaatataaattttCCATCTCAACATTTGTTTTCCCATCACCacacattttccaaaaaaataattaaataaactgaCCACTTTGAGTTAGTATTCCTAGGTCTGAATACTGATTTTACAGAAGCTTTAAGAAGCTAGTAAATTAATGATTGTTTCTAGTCCACAGTGCTCCTTTGTGTGTTTTGGATTGAATGTGGTATGAAGTGCACAGCATCTGTCTGAAAGTGATTACAGAACCTGGATGCTCTCTATTGCATCTCACACAAAAGCCTCATCTACAAGGCCAGACTTCCATCCCTTCCTGCCGCTACTAATATGAACACTGATGCATTGTCTCCCATGGCCCTGCTATTATGTTTTCATAGTATTCCACAAGGTTTGCACTCACTGACCTTGGTTTACATAAATCATttctttcactttaaaaaaaaaaaaaaaaaggaacctcATGCTGCATTCAGTGTGAAACCTCAATGAGTTCAGTACAACTGCTCATGTATAGAAATATTACAGAGTCAGGCACATTGGTTAAAACTAATGTAATttgaaatgcaatgcaattaTACTCTGGACttgtgtttgcatgtgtactATTAGATTAGGTTTTAGATTTCTTACTTGCATGTTGAGATGTTGTTTGCATTAAAGtcgcatttattaatttagcagatgcttctaTCCATGATAATTAAGAACAACAAAAGGGAGACATGATGAAGTGCTCGAACACAACAGTacaggaattattctgaaaataatTAAAGTACCTAGATGTAGATAAGACAGTGGTGAAAGAATATTACAGGCTTTTTAAAGAGTTTAAATCGTGCATTAATAATAAAGTCAAGCGCTCACAGAAGAGTTGTGTCTTCAGGCGTTTCGAGAGGGATTCAGCTGTATATCATTCCACCATAAATATACAGTGAACATTTCCTTTTCTAAAAATCTCTGTTGGTGAAACAGAATACAGTTGATCAAAATATGTACAAAGTGAATATGCACTTTGTGGCTGATGTCATATTCAGCATTTCAATATAATGTCAAGTGACAGATCATTGCACACGCACACCATTCGCTGTGTGGAtctttataattattgtttttggtgTGAACAGGGCTTAAGTTATAGTTTAATGTCTCTAAAATGTCCGGTGAATATTTGTTTGCATAGGAACACCTGAAGTATAGCCAATGCAGGGATATGTTTCCAAAGGCATCGTAAAACTAAGATGACTAAGATGCTTTTGGGAATGTAACCCAAATCAATAACATTGTTGATGTTGCAAAATTCAAAACAATAAATGGTTTTGTTTCATCAAAACATataatttacagcatttttataccattcaaaaatgtatagGGTATTTTATGATGCTCTGTCATTTGATCGTCAGCAGTGATCGTCAATTGTTTTTTGTGCAAAACATCATAAACGGTGAATGCACTTTCTCTTGATGCCCCGTGGTAAATTTGGCAGATTTATAACTATTGCAGTTtacaatctacaaaaaaaaaaaaaaaaaaaaaaaaaaaaaattatatatatatatatatatatatatatatatatatatatatactttttatatgtCTTATAATTGAATAAGTAggctataaatattttatttggatgtaaccatttgcatgtgtgtttgtatattataAATGAAACAGGAGCATTTGTAATATTACCCAAAATAgctttatttacaaatttatgAACTGTATATGAAGCCATTGTAGGCCCAAGGCTACTATTCCCTAAACCATTTGGTCCTGCCACGACACTCTGCCTTCCGGGGAACAGAAAAATGTGCAAAACCATTCACGAACATCGTAGGCCTCTCTATTTCCCCTGTTTCCACCCGTGATTCTCACCGTGGTAGCACGTTGCCCCTCTCTTCTGCCTCATCTAGCCATCTTTGATTCTGAGATGGGTTCATGAGGTAATTATGCAAGATGCATGTTGCCATTACCACATAATCTGCATTTTCTGGCTTGACATTCAATCTTGTATGAAGTACTCTCCATCTTGATGAAAGAATGACAAAGGCACACTCAACTACCATCCTGGCTCGAGACAGCCTGTAATTAAAAATGCGCTTGGAATCTTGGAATGATGTTCCCTGGAAATGGTTGCATAATGTAGCTCTTCAAGGGGAATGCTGCATCTGCAACCATGGTATATATGGCATGGGACCCTGAACACCAGATCTTGGCTCTGCTCGGCCAAAGTCTCCCACTTGGATATGCAAGCAGAACAATAGAAAATGCCTTTTTGTAATTGAAAAACAATGTGCAAGTGCCACTATATTGACATGTTTGTCATCAATGGCACCAATGCAGTTTGGAAAGTTCCATTTAGACCAAGATTTGGAGGCGATGAATCTCCACATGTCTTCTGTTGGCTTTGGAAACTGTGTTGCCTTAATTTTCCTTTCAATTGCTTGGACTGCAGTGGCTCattggttcatgtaggttgtctacaaactggaaggttggtggttcgatcccggctccacctgaccaagtgtcgaggtgtccttgagcaagacacctaaccccagctgctctcgacgagctggatggtgccttgaatggctgacaccgcagtcggtgtgtgaatgggtgaatgtgaggcaaattgtaaagcgctttggatgtggccatgtggtctgttgaaagcgctatataaatgcagtccatttaccatttttcCCAAGACGATATTGGAGGGCAAGGCTGGTAAAGCTTTCCCCAGTTCCTAGGAATCTGTGAAGAAAACAGACAAAGGTGTAGTCATTACAATGCATTTTCTGTTCCCCACAGTAAATTAGTGTAAAAAGGAGGTGGAAGGTGCTAAGGGATGCCTTTGCAAGAAACAGGGCTCTGCTGTTGGAATCCGCAGAGAATGTTAATATGACCAAGTGATGTCCTTTCTGCTTCCCCATATGCAGTCCAGAAGGTTAATGGGATATCaaataatcaaaatgaaaaaggcattgttaaattaattttacaaagtGTTGTAAATAGTTTTTCAAAGTGTTTCTAAACCAGGTaaatcaatgtttttattattatttgttgtagcTCCAGACACACTCTGCAGTTGGAAGATGGACCTGTGGACATGACTGTTGCAGAAGATGATGTGGGGCCAGATTTAACAGAACTATCAAGGCCAAGTTCTCTATTGCCACCTCAATGGAGATCTGCAATCCCAACACTTTCTACCATTTCACAATCGGACATCTCCACACCACCACTGGCCAGTCAGAGATTAAATACTCAAAAAACCCATTCCAGTGTGCAAGCTCTAATTAGTGAGGCTCAGCCAATAATACAGAAGAGGAGGAGGTCTAATGATCCAACTGCAACAGAGAAACAGCTATTGGACATTTTAACACAACCAGCCACAATACCGTCACTATATATTCCCATACATGGAGATGAAATGTACTACTTTGCTATTAGTTTAGTACCTAGACTTTCAAGACTACTTCCCCGGAACCAGACAAAAGCACAGATTAGTATACTTACTTACCTCTCAGATCTAGAAGCAGAAGAACAAACCTTGCAACAAAGCCACACTTCAACCCAACCATTCACAAGCAGTCAGCAACCAAACAGTTCTGGATTTCATCAATACCAGCCAACCCCCACTTACCATCAAAGCCACACACATCAAATCCAGACACATAACCTAGCCCAATCAACACCTTCTTCAACAAGGTCTGGCCAACAACAAGGTACATCTATGGAAGACCCATCTTCACCAGTATAtcaccatttttttaataaataaattttgattCAGTTTAATAGCAGTTTTGCAGTTGAACTAGGTTGTAAATATTTATgacttaaatttaataaattgtatgttttagtcattattttatagaCAGTTTTTGACAGTTATATAAAAGTTTTCATTCTTCTGTTCCGTTTACAGTTTATTCTGTtgccttttaataataatttaattaaacacattttggaaaataaattgaCTGTCATTGTCTTATTAGTTTACATGAAAATAcaggttttaatttgtattaaattttattattaaaattacaatatgGAGAAATGTACTTAAACTACAAACATATAATTTGATGGCAGACAAATCACACAGTGTGTCTGTTATTACCTCAATGTAATTGCAAGACGCTGTTTGGGTTTGATGGCTGCTCGATAATTCGTTGACTGACTTGTGAGCTCTGTTCCAACAACAGAAAAAAGCTTTCAAGTCCATTTACTCAGCACTCGTATGGAAATATGTCAGATGACGGTCTTTATCCAGATTGTGAAAAGCACCAAGTCTCCTGCGCAGGTTAATCGGATAAACCAACATTCTTCTACGCATCCTTGATGCAACTTTCTGAACAAAAGTTAAAGTGCGATGATTCTTCTTCTGTCTACAAAACATTATAAAgggaattaaaacaaaatgtttaaataccATACGGCCGTAAAGTAGACTATGAAAAATGATTTTAGATAAAACATTGTCTTCCAGGTATTACAGATATTCTGCAAGttataatgtataaaaacaaaaatattgaaagAACTTAtccattgtttgaaatggttatatTTCTGCCAAACACGCTTTGCAGCCGCTGGTCTGATGCTGTACTTACATgcttccagtgtgaatactcGACAGTCTGCTGCTGTAGTGACGATGTAGTTGTGGGGACGCACTGCTCGCGCACTGCTCACGCTTGCAATCTGAAAGAGGGGTAAGAttaagactaaatcaaaaatgcctgccaaaattaacactgctgtgtgtgtgtgtgtgtgtgtgtgtgtgtgatttggatgggttaaatgcagagcatgaattctgaatatgggtcaccgtACTTATGGAAGTAAATTAATGCCAAatgtatttgaattaaaaaagctTATTGAATTacaataattgaaaaaatatgcattgcaatagccgtacctgcatttaaatgctttgaatttttaAGTCTTGCATAATTATGGGCTGAAATTCAACATGGTTGTATATTTAAGACatgaatatttcaattaaaaacatttcaaactgattttcaaaatcaaaaattcAAGAATTCATATTCACCTTTCAGatttcacttccaaaatattcgATCTGTTTAAAAATACAACCTACAATATTCAACAGGCAAGTTTCAGTCCATTTTATTTCGCTTTAcaaattcgcttccacaaattcagtggttcAAATTCGACAGTAAATTCAACGTTTCACATCCGGGAACAACAGGAAAATCAGTAGATTACCGATCACAATCTCATCTGCTGTAAATCGTCTTCACCGGCAGGAGGTGCAATCGCTACTTTGTCTTAACAAGTATCAACGAAACAGTCACGAGAGGCCTtcataaaacatcatttgacgaaATGGACCGAGAGGTGAGTACAAGTTATGATTTTATAGGTCAGTATGCTGTATTTATATGCGGAAAATTAAGATTAAGACCCAAATCATTGTATACTCAAGAGTCTAAGTGATTCCTCTTGTTACCCCGAATACgcaagctgtgttttttttttttttttttttttttttactacaaaggTGACATAATGTGATCAATATAAATCCATAATTCGCTTGCCTTtggtgtttatatattttttcaagtaaAACCACTATAATACGCTGAAATTGAGTGTATTGTTTGGTTATGCTATGTTTGGTTAATGACAATATACTAAATAGCacaatttttatgtattatataggATCATTAAATACAACCCAATcgcaattataaaataaatctgcCACTTGTAAATTAAGTTACATTTCTACCAGTATATTAGTTAATCTCCGTCTTTTAATTAAATAGGACTTGTCACTGCTATGTCCAGGTAAGGGCTTAATTTCTCAAAAGCATCGTAGGCATAAGTAGATGATAGaactaatgtcacagtgtttCCAGCAGCCTTACACTCTGTTCATGGCGGATTTCATTTTCTGCCTGCAGGGCCCGCTTTAATAGCGGGAAAGAGAGAGCTCCGGTAACGGCAGCTctgagctcacaaacactgcCTTATCGAGCATTACatgcaaaatgaaataaaaatgaaatcgaAAATTTTCTAAACGCAGTcagtttccttctgaaatacagtgaatgAAAAACACCCACgtcatgtttatttaatgaagtcaaagcctttttgaaaatccatTTGTGGTGGTCAGTTTTCGATGCTTTTCAGAAAGACAGTTCTGTatctatattaataattttatatctaTGTTGAcgtaatattttttatgatacttTCCATCTTCCATCCATGCCGTGTTTGTTTTTCACAAGGGAGATAATGAAGTGCTGAGATCAGCAAGGCACCTTTTGTCACTTTTGACACAAGAGAGAGCTGATGGGTCTTCTACTAGTCAGGGTATAAAcaggtattgtttttttttttattattaaatggcaACACATACATTGTGATCAAAAttttgatttttgttgttgtttggtcTGTCAGGTCATCTCATGTTAGAGGCCAAACTCCTGGGCCATCTTCTGTCCAAACAGAAATGACCAGGTAAGTAGAAACTGTATATAACAATCCTCGCCTATTATGAATCGTAGGTCTGTTCTGACTTCCATGTTACAATTTTTAAAACAGGTCCTTTCCTGGATTGTTCTCAAATCGTAGAGGAAAACGACGTTTCACTGGACCATGTCCTGTGCCCATAAAACCCAAACCATTTCAGGTCATGTTCCATCTGCTGCCAGCCCAATGTGAGCGGTCCCCTAGTGGTCCAGATCAACTGCTCCATACACAGGCAGGACTGGGACGCAGAACTGCCACTCTAGATGAGAGTATGACTCATCAGGAGGTAATGTGCCATTACACTTCCCGTCAAAAAGAACCTGTTcacttgtttatttttgtgaatggTCATATAGATTACCTATAGAAGCTAGATTAATTAATTCTGTTATCTTTAATAGTTatgtttcttttctgtttttcttttttttaacagttatgTGATAAACTCATGGAATTGTATCCAAAACTTGGTGAGGTAACTGGTGGTTGGCTTCTTTATAAGGCAGCAGGTAATATTTACTGCCTTCAGTAATTGGTTGGCCTAGCTGTCtaaataattagttattaattacgcacacatacatacatgcatacacacagagagaacagTACTGTGTTGAAGCGTTATGCACATTTgatgttttataagagaagtctGCTTTAGTGTGTTAATAGGAAATGTAAGATCTATCTatttatccatatatatatatatatatatatatatatatatatatatatatatataaggggtgtaacggtacactaACATGACTGTTCAGTATTAACCTCGTTATTGAAGTCATGAAGTTACAGTCAGCTGTGCAGTAAAGTATACAAAGAGTGCATTCTCCTgcacattactataatattaaagggatcgttcacccaaaaattaaaattccttcctcatttactcgccctcaagttgttccaaacctgtatgaactttcattttttggtgaactatccctttaacaaaaccCAGACTATTAAACTcagttgccttttttatttttagatttaataatcaacactcaaataaatactataaagaGAAACATGTAAATTGCACTTAAGGCAGGTTTTGATACATTTATAGTCAGAATACTAATCATTGTTATATAGCTCAACACGTTTAGtccttttgttttaattcaaattttcttAACTTTTTTGCAAGTATCATGCCTTTATTGATATTTTTCCATGGTTGAAGCACTGGCTGCAAGATTACATGTAAACAAAGATTGTCTGTTATTTTTCTTCTGCTATTTGTTCTGTTGTGGTGGCTACTGGTTCGTAAACAGCGTTGCATTATCATGTGCTGTGCCTTCTGAATTAGAGTGTGGATCGCCTATGACAGACTTTATTCATTATCTGACTATGCACTGAACCGTGTCGTCCATACCGTGATGGTTCAGGCCAATTaaatgtaccgttacacccctacataGTGCTTAACAAATTTATTAGACCACCTGCCacagagaaaacaaatattttagaaTCTGTCAAAACTTGTTTAAAACTATTTTGACAATAATACTGTCATTTATTAGGCAAATaacaaactgaaaatgtaatatttggtATGCAGTCCAAATGCCAAGCTGGCATTCATTGTTTTATGTACAGTACTTTTCCACATTCTCTGATGACTTCAAAATGATTTCTAGTTGTTCCTAAAGACTTGCTTTTGATTAAACTTTTGTCCAATCTACTGTATCTTTCTGTAATAATATGAAATccccatattcatcgggaaggaggaggcgggaactggcgcacaatcaaattacattttaataataccaaaacaaacaacacagcgcatcagcccctcacggccgactgatgcacacaaataaaaagcaaaacataaaatatggcccaggcctggtcctctctcgtccttcacggtcgtcgctccagttttatatccttccatctgctacgtgggactcgagaccggtggtggggcgcaggtgtagctcatctccaatcattatacctggcctcactcctcgttcccacgcctctcggccccgccccactcgtcacactttCAATCCATTAAATCCTTAATTTGTTCAATAGAATGCAGTCTATACTTTGACTTGGCCAACTGTGACTAAATAGCTCAGTTTACACAAGCTGATGTattaacattacaaaaacataaattattttggTAATGAGCATTACTGTTAGTTTTGGGCAGCTGTGGCACTAACCTTACATTGTGTGGTGGTCTAGTAAGCATTGTCGTAGGCTATATATatccttatattattattatatagaacATTTGTATTAAACATGTTGTATTAAAGCCGATAAGTGATTGATTATTTCCCTCAGCAGAGACACTTCAGATGCGCACTGTTCACAATGATGGTTTTGAATGTCTTGATCTATTATTTGAAATCActtcaaaaaagtaaaatactaTTAATGCAACATGTGCAGCGCAAGTCTGGCAAATAGgctacattaaattaattaatggtGAGACATTTGTTTGGCTCTCAAAAATTATATAAAGATTTTGATTTTATGGCCAATGCATTGGTTATTGGCTTTCAGATACAAAGAATTATCGGTATCGACCAGAATTTTCATATTGGTgcatgccatatatatatatatatatatatatatatatatatacacacataactGTTGTTGGTGTTTATACTTTTAGGGGGTTGGGGAAGCCGGAAGCTTTCACTTGTGGCACCTGCGGACTGTGGGTACACAGGCAGGCTTATCAAAACCTCCAAAATAGGGGAGAATTCTGTCATCTATATAGCTCCACTACAAGATGAGCTCGATGTCACTCCCTTGCCACCATCATCAGAAGCATTCCGAGATATGCCTAAAGCAATgtgcaaaaaatgcaaaatactgTACCCACTTCAGATCCTCACAAATCACATTAAGACTTGTTCTGATGTTGTTGTGGTCGAAGATGGAGATGAAAGTCAGGATGAAACTCTGCATGATGCACAAGATGTGGAAAGtgaaaaaaagagcaatgaaCAGGTAAATTCTCTCGGTATTCTTGCATTTCTTGCTAAATGTAGTTGGTCAAATCCTGTCGTTGAGGCAAAAAAGTTTTTAAGAAATGGTTGGTTATTCTATATTATAGGCTTGCTGTCCTATTTGTCAAGAAGAAATGCCCCTTGACATCTTGGAAGTTCATGCCAGTGAATGTGGGGAAAGGTGTGCATGCCAAAGAGTATTACTTTTGGcataaacagaaaaatatttataaaagtacAGTACTCTTTACCTCATATTAGAAGCagaattttaattgttgtttttttccccactttcctAAATGTTAGATCTATGgatgatgaaaataacaacacaaCTGAGTTGTCATGTATGGATAATGAAGTGAACGACACTGCTGAGTTTTTATACGTGGATAATGGTACCGGTAATTGAATTGCTTCtcattttggcttttttttttgtacagtgcaAAAGAGGAGGATGTGACTGTTTTTGACATTGTTCTGTTGCTGACATTATaaataagtctttatttttatagtcTATCTTGAATTTATGGTAAACAAGTAgagatggaaaaaatatatacacttctgTTGATGTGCAACAAAGCTCTTttgattttgcatgattgtttatttttttaccagattGGAAAACCCATCCAGATCCAAAAGTATCTATGGCTTTGTACAGAAGGGAAATTCTCAGACTGCATGAGACAGGGAAACCTATTTTAATGTGTATGGACTTGAGAACGTGTGCTGAAGAACAGGAAAGGCAACTGATCAACTTCTACAAGCAAAGAAATGTAGAGTGGGCCTGTCCTGTCAAATGTCAACTTGAAGGTACAGCCTAGAGAAAATGAAACTGTGTATGCTATAAAATATGCAGCTTATAGTGTATCCATGATGTCAGCtttaataactgtattttcattgatTTTAGGGGATGCTGCAGTTGGTGATGGAGTCACCAGACACTTTTTTTCTACAATTCTTGAAAAACTGAAGTATGGTTTCAGTTTGAACTTGGGTATGCAGTTAATTAGTTGCActgaaaaatgaattaattattttgatgGGATTTACTAAAGCTGATTTGCAATTGAATTAACAGGAAACACAGGAGTTACTTGCCTCTTTGAGGGACAGCCAGACCACTTGGTGCCCTCATCCTCACAATTCCTCATTGAAAGTGACCTCTTCCTAGTAGCGGGGAGAATGCTAGGTCATTCTTTTCTGCACGGCGGCCCATGTCTTGCAGGGCTCAGCAGAGCTTTTGTTCATGTTCTACTTCAAGGTTCTCAAGATACTGCCACTTTGCAATTGGAGGACTGCCCAGATGTTGACATACGGGAGACCATcaacttggtgtgtgtgtgtgtatttatttatttgaaaatggtttggaaaatggtttTACCTATTTGGAATGTAATGTTGTTGCTGGTATGTATGtgtgttacaaatatttttatttttagctcagTGGACAGTCTCCATTGAATGAGGACCAGTCTAGTAAAGTCCTGGAACTTTGTTTGTCTTGGGATCTTCCTGGTCCAACAGAAGAAAACAGAAGGTGGCTTTACGAACGTCTGCTGTCACATGCGGTAATTAACATTTGTGGAATGTATCCACTACCCTCATTTCTATacatttcaattatatatatatatatatatatgatcttttatttttatcaaaaaccTTGTTAGTATGTTCTGTCTGTGTTgaaattttaatctaattaattttttaccatttctttgtattttgtAGGTTATCGGGAGAAGAGTACGCCAAATCAAGCAACTGAAACGAGGACTGAAAGACACTTTTGTTTGGCCTCTTCTAACTGAGAGGAAGGATGTGGTATTCTTTCCCAAGGAATCGGAGGACTCATGCACTCCTGAGGTAACGCTTTCTTCTCCAGAAAAGGACTACAAATGGTTTTTCCCTTAAACATGATATCAATAGCCATTTtttggcaaacatgaatacatgaCTGATTATAGACTCTCATTCTGTTTCTTGTTTAGATGCTGCTTTCACATATCTCCTGGCCTAGAGAGAGTGATGACGAAGATGATGATGAATACTCAGCTGATATAAAGGAACGGATCACAGGGTATTTAAAGCAGTTCATTGAGACAGGTATGTGCATTGTCAACATTcttacagagttttttttttaaacagcagttGAAGTACAAGTGTAAAAAGCCTAATGTAAGAAGTTAGTCTTCCATGTCTCATTTTTTCTCAATGCTAATAATGGCTAGCAGGTGAGCGGAGGCAAGgcttttttttatgctcaaacagcaacattacacgctaactaaagttgaaaaagtggaaaagcataataggacccctttaatatactgtacagtatattcaCATAGCTATGTGAGATAATTTGCTTGTTAATGATTGCTCATCAATTAGTAACATAAAGATTAACAGATTATTTACTGTAAATCGAAGtgcttacaaatgtcattaaacttgGAATTTATATGATTATgcaatttaaataacatattaattCATAATCACAGCCTATAAGGtcattaatttaatatgtttGCTCATCTTTTGTTGTGGtgtgtattgtgtttttttttttttttttaccaatcattaaattattgtttttgctgtGCCCGATATGAAGTTGAAAATATtcataatttgtaaatgtttattattaatcatttactacCTTTGTGTGTGTTGGACTTAACGCTAATGTAACAATACTTGTGTAAAGGGTGGTTAGTTAAGATTAGACTCCTTTACCAACCCTTAAAGCTACCCATACCagcaaacctgtccctaaccttacccgtatcccacctcaatagcagctaGTGTGTTTGCAATAGAAGATGAACATAAGTACATTGTACATAATATTTTTTGATGCAAGTAGTTTAagacacctaatataaagtgtg includes:
- the LOC127979271 gene encoding uncharacterized protein LOC127979271 isoform X1, with the translated sequence MDREGDNEVLRSARHLLSLLTQERADGSSTSQGINRSSHVRGQTPGPSSVQTEMTRSFPGLFSNRRGKRRFTGPCPVPIKPKPFQVMFHLLPAQCERSPSGPDQLLHTQAGLGRRTATLDESMTHQELCDKLMELYPKLGEVTGGWLLYKAAGGWGSRKLSLVAPADCGYTGRLIKTSKIGENSVIYIAPLQDELDVTPLPPSSEAFRDMPKAMCKKCKILYPLQILTNHIKTCSDVVVVEDGDESQDETLHDAQDVESEKKSNEQACCPICQEEMPLDILEVHASECGERSMDDENNNTTELSCMDNEVNDTAEFLYVDNGTDWKTHPDPKVSMALYRREILRLHETGKPILMCMDLRTCAEEQERQLINFYKQRNVEWACPVKCQLEGDAAVGDGVTRHFFSTILEKLKYGFSLNLGNTGVTCLFEGQPDHLVPSSSQFLIESDLFLVAGRMLGHSFLHGGPCLAGLSRAFVHVLLQGSQDTATLQLEDCPDVDIRETINLLSGQSPLNEDQSSKVLELCLSWDLPGPTEENRRWLYERLLSHAVIGRRVRQIKQLKRGLKDTFVWPLLTERKDVVFFPKESEDSCTPEMLLSHISWPRESDDEDDDEYSADIKERITGYLKQFIETASSKDLKNLLKFWVGWEQMEANMAVEIVTSDLPKSSTCFCILRLPGHYNSFQSFTKDLMMCIGTCKYGFGHV
- the LOC127979271 gene encoding uncharacterized protein LOC127979271 isoform X2, which gives rise to MDREGDNEVLRSARHLLSLLTQERADGSSTSQGINRSSHVRGQTPGPSSVQTEMTRSFPGLFSNRRGKRRFTGPCPVPIKPKPFQVMFHLLPAQCERSPSGPDQLLHTQAGLGRRTATLDESMTHQELCDKLMELYPKLGEVTGGWLLYKAAGGWGSRKLSLVAPADCGYTGRLIKTSKIGENSVIYIAPLQDELDVTPLPPSSEAFRDMPKAMCKKCKILYPLQILTNHIKTCSDVVVVEDGDESQDETLHDAQDVESEKKSNEQACCPICQEEMPLDILEVHASECGERSMDDENNNTTELSCMDNEVNDTAEFLYVDNDWKTHPDPKVSMALYRREILRLHETGKPILMCMDLRTCAEEQERQLINFYKQRNVEWACPVKCQLEGDAAVGDGVTRHFFSTILEKLKYGFSLNLGNTGVTCLFEGQPDHLVPSSSQFLIESDLFLVAGRMLGHSFLHGGPCLAGLSRAFVHVLLQGSQDTATLQLEDCPDVDIRETINLLSGQSPLNEDQSSKVLELCLSWDLPGPTEENRRWLYERLLSHAVIGRRVRQIKQLKRGLKDTFVWPLLTERKDVVFFPKESEDSCTPEMLLSHISWPRESDDEDDDEYSADIKERITGYLKQFIETASSKDLKNLLKFWVGWEQMEANMAVEIVTSDLPKSSTCFCILRLPGHYNSFQSFTKDLMMCIGTCKYGFGHV